A genomic region of Haliotis asinina isolate JCU_RB_2024 chromosome 1, JCU_Hal_asi_v2, whole genome shotgun sequence contains the following coding sequences:
- the LOC137297802 gene encoding A-kinase anchor protein 1, mitochondrial-like, whose translation MPNLRLVLSIALPSVTALLGFLYFFGRKKDKGKGRKAITFDKVNDTAHEVKDTSHEVKDTSHEVKETSREVKDTFQEKENSYRDDKECKRIQTPDATHQTSDQILQNRERDKQTANGQKPVSREQDFIKDEINSVCISSVQKQLECSHLVKNAIEELPSQTSNSEDVNLSEQTLGSKDNSIWNTPESLPEVVSPSSSSSMSSPDKSPYPDVVSQKDVPVSSTGSSDSVHTSDYPTVSASKTDASPCESSQEGVGAKTLNHDNLVPVASDILSNDRVSDQISVSKVDHIQTSKSDPVSASNSHIEVSSSVIGEPSSSLDCLSMTVSVDSVQVSSDHACISTDMNKTMDRSISLDTASSVQSQEKVAISAASSTGADATLGAERLIDQNGSAAIAGSSESPSCDSNSEASNDSGRGGSVSEPMPPPMMTSDTVRYEFNFPSELCGRLIGKNGRNINLVKERSGANIALKNNPCTPNFQICVIEGMQSEIDKALVQIRKKFPRGQFPQVDFTPLTQVVQDTPILMPDIMQLNLPEGVSVDIVVSNIVDAGHIFVQQPTHPTFPSLERLNHFMMACYTQDQMVPPLPRPIEVGVICAAFMVDGWFRAQVVNVTENSDEVDIKYVDYGGYARVQAAMLKQIRSDFMTLPFQAVECYMGNVTPLQEEEYFSDQSSAVLEELTQGKLLQAQVINRAEDGIPYIHIYQISGNRVLFINREMVNRKAVRWIEILQ comes from the exons ATGCCAAATTTACGACTTGTCTTATCCATAGCTTTGCCTTCAGTCACGGCACTGCTGGGATTTCTCTATTTCTTCGGTCGAAAAAAAGACAAGGGGAAAGGGAGAAAGGCTATCACTTTTGACAAGGTCAATGACACTGCTCATGAAGTCAAAGACACGTCTCATGAAGTCAAAGACACGTCTCATGAAGTCAAAGAGACGTCTCGTGAAGTCAAAGACACTTTCCAAGAGAAAGAGAACAGTTATCGTGATGATAAAGAATGCAAAAGAATTCAAACACCAGATGCCACGCATCAAACCTCTGATCAGATTCTGCAAAACCGAGAGAGAGACAAGCAAACGGCCAATGGTCAAAAACCTGTCAGCAGAGAACAAGATTTCATCAAAGATGAAATAAACAGTGTGTGTATATCATCTGTCCAAAAACAGCTTGAGTGTTCTCATTTAGTCAAAAATGCTATTGAAGAACTTCCAAGCCAGACATCAAACTCAGAGGATGTAAATTTGAGTGAACAAACTCTTGGGTCGAAAGATAATAGTATTTGGAATACACCCGAGTCTCTGCCTGAAGTAGTATCACCATCTAGTTCTAGTTCCATGTCATCACCAGATAAGTCTCCTTATCCAGATGTTGTCTCACAGAAGGATGTACCAGTCTCGTCAACAGGATCTTCAGATTCTGTACATACCTCAGACTACCCCACTGTAAGTGCTAGTAAGACTGATGCCTCACCTTGTGAAAGCTCTCAGGAAGGAGTTGGTGCTAAGACTCTCAACCATGACAATTTGGTCCCTGTGGCATCAGACATTTTATCTAATGACAGAGTGTCTGATCAGATCTCTGTTTCCAAAGTTGATCATATCCAAACCAGTAAAAGTGATCCAGTTTCCGCCAGTAATTCCCACATTGAAGTCAGCTCATCTGTGATTGGTGAACCGTCTAGTTCATTGGACTGTCTGTCTATGACTGTCAGTGTTGACTCTGTTCAGGTGTCCAGTGATCACGCTTGCATAAGTACAgacatgaacaaaacaatgGACCGTTCCATATCTTTGGACACAGCATCATCAGTGCAGTCTCAAGAAAAAGTTGCCATCAGCGCTGCCAGTTCAACAGGAGCAGACGCAACATTAGGTGCAGAACGATTAATTGATCAAAATGGTAGTGCAGCCATCGCTGGAAGTTCAGAGTCCCCAAGCTGTGATAGTAATAGTGAG GcttccaatgacagtggcagagGAGGAAGTGTATCGGAACCAATGCCACCCCCGATGATGACATCAGACACTGTAAGATATGAGTTCAACTTTCCCTCTGAGTTATGTGGTCGTCTGATCGGCAAAAATGGTCGCAACATCAACCTGGTAAAGGAAAGGTCCGGGGCAAACATCGCACTGAAAAACAACCCATGTACACCAAACTTCCAGATTTGTGTCATAGAGG GCATGCAGTCGGAGATTGATAAGGCCCTGGTGCAGATCAGGAAGAAGTTCCCTCGCGGCCAGTTTCCCCAAGTGGACTTCACCCCCCTGACCCAAGTGGTGCAGGACACGCCTATCCTCATGCCGGACATTATGCAG CTAAACCTTCCAGAGGGTGTGTCAGTGGACATTGTGGTGTCCAACATCGTAGATGCTGGCCACATCTTTGTGCAGCAGCCAACCCACCCCACGTTCCCGTCCCTGGAGCGGCTGAACCACTTCATGATGGCCTGTTACACCCAGGACCAAATGGTACCCCCTTTACCCAGACCAATCGAAG TTGGTGTGATCTGTGCAGCGTTCATGGTTGACGGTTGGTTCCGGGCTCAGGttgtgaatgtgactgagaaTTCAGATGAGGTGGACATCAAATATGTGGACTATGGAGGTTATGCGCGGGTGCAAGCAGCCATGCTGAAGCAGATCAG GAGTGACTTCATGACCCTACCATTCCAAGCTGTCGAGTGCTACATGGGGAATGTCACACCTCTACAGG AGGAGGAATATTTCAGTGACCAAAGTAGTGCAGTATTGGAAGAACTGACCCAAGGCAAACTACTTCAAGCTCAAGTAATTAATCGTGCTGAGGATGGTATTCCATACATCCATATCTACCAGATCAGTGGAAATAGG GTGCTGTTTATTAACAGAGAAATGGTCAACCGGAAAGCAGTACGCTGGATTGAAATCCTGCAGTAG